In Mangifera indica cultivar Alphonso unplaced genomic scaffold, CATAS_Mindica_2.1 Un_0003, whole genome shotgun sequence, the genomic stretch CATCAAACTACTTGGACAGGTTACTTCTAGCTCTGTAAGACTTGTAAGTTCGACATCTAGGGAGCTGCGCCATGAATGGAAAGCTCCAGCAGGATATTCAGTTAATGTTGCAACTGCCAACGCTACTCAGGTTTGTTTCCGTCCCTTTACTTAGTATAAATGTATGTCTGGTTTCACTGGTTCTTACACAAATGTGATATTGCACATCCTTATATAGCATTGCTTTAAATTGGTCTATTTGCTCTGTAATGTTAGATAACAATTCAACTGAATAAAcgaaaattttaattccaaatacaaatatataatccaaagaaaataatgaattagtATTAGAAATACAATTAGGTAGACAATATATGTAGCATAATCATGTATTAACATTCTATCGGTAGTTTTCTCtgtatatgaattttaacctcAGTCGATTGACTGGGCATTCCAGCTAAGATGatgattactttaataataataacttcaataataataactttaataataacaactttaataataactttaataataataactttgataataatagctaactttaataataacttaaagttttttaaagaaaaaagggaaaggTAAAccattatcattttcatttatagtGTGACGTAGCTAAGACATCTGTTAGAAACTCTGGATGCATCAACTGCCTATTGGAGATTTCTACATTAACATCCAGTTTTGGATGTTGTAGTTTCAGTACCTGACATATATATTGAACTGCTGCTTGAGACAGGTTTTACTGGCAACCGGAGGTGGGCATTTGGTTTATTTAGAAATTGATGATGGAACATTGACAGAAATAAAACATGCACAACTGGAGTATGAGATATCATGCCTTGACATTAATCCAATTGGTGAGAACCCCAACTATAGTCAGATAGCTGCAGTTGGAATGTGGACAGATATAAGTGTTAGGATATTCTCACTTCCTGACCTAAATCTGATCACTAAGGAGCATCTGGGTGGAGAAATCATACCTCGATCTGTTCTTCTCTGTGCCTTTGAAGGGGTATGCTTGCGCTTGAGATTTCTTCAGTTTATACTTGtcaattttttcttatgatGAGACTTCCGCACCAAATTGGAAAATGTGTCATGTCCTGTTTCACGCATCATATTAAAATGAATCTTCGCTTTAGTATCACTAAAAACGTGGTCGTTCCTGACATTCAGCTTAGAATGAATATGAATACAAATTTTAGCTTAGATGGGGGATACGAAGTAAATGTGCCTGCTGCTTTCATCTTTACTGTGTTGTCATAATATTCCATTTTGCTGTCTCTCATTGCTAAATATGTGTTGCAATTTCTTTTCAGATATCTTACTTGTTATGTGCACTTGGAGATGgtcatcttttaaattttttgttgaacATGAATACTGGTGAGTTGACGGATAGGAAAAAAGTGTCGCTGGGAACCCAACCTATTACACTCCGTACTTTCTCATCCAAGAGTACCACTCATGTATTTGCTGCATCAGACAGACCGACGGTGATTTATAGCAGTAACAAAAAGCTACTTTATAGTAATGTAAATTTGAAAGAAGTCAGTCATATGTGCCCTTTCAACTCTGCTGCCTTTCCAGACAGGTACCCCACCCTTCATCCTTTACTATCTGAGCCTTGTAGAATGAaaagttattattcataaaGTGACTCTGATCTTATTTACATTTATGATACATATCGCATTATTAGGGTGGTTGTAATTTAGTTAtcccatatatatacaaattcatTAGGTTGGACTAATTGGGGCTAATCTGTAATGTTAACAGAGCTAGACATCAAAAACACTTTCTTCTTGACTGCTTTCTGCATGAAACTTATCCAAAGACTATATTTGAACATGACCATAGCTGAGTGTTTTTCAACGTAtcttattttaaagattaattttcTGGAGGATTTGTTTAATGGTTCTTTTTATCAACAGCCTTGCAATTGCAAAAGAAGGTGAGCTTACTATTGGCACAATTGATGATATCCAGAAGCTTCATATCCGCTCTATACCTCTTGGGGAGCATGCACGCCGTATCTGTCATCAAGAGCAGTCCCGGACTTTTGCTATCTGTAGTTTGAAGAACCAGTCTAGTGCGGATGAATCTGAAATGCACTTCATCCGCCTGTTAGATGACCAAACATTTGAGTTTATGTCAACTTACCCACTTGACACATTTGAGTACGGTTGCTCCATCCTCAGCTGCTCTTTCTCTGATGATAGTAATGTTTATTACTGTGTTGGGACTGCCTATGTTCTGCCAGAAGAAAATGAGCCTACCAAGGTAGACTAGATGCAGGTTATCTTTGTTTTCAGTTTGAGAATGACACATTGTAGCAATGTTCCTATTTTGATTATGTCTTTTCTCTTTGTAGGGGAGGATATTGGTTTTCATAGTGGAAGATGGGAAGTTACAGCTGATTGCAGAGAAGGAAACTAAGGGAGCAGTTTATTCATTGAATGCCTTCAATGGTAAATTGCTTGCGGCTATCAATCAAAAAATCCAGTTATACAAGTGGATGCTCCGAGATGATGGTAGTCGGGAATTGCAATCTGAATGCGGTCATCATGGTCACATACTTGCCCTCTATGTACAAACTCGTGGAGATTTCATTGTTGTTGGTGATTTGATGAAATCTATTTCCTTGCTAATctacaaggtttttttttttaaaaaattctgtATTGCATCCCACTGTGCATTTATTTTGATAGTTTTCTGCTTGGTAGTTTTCATATTTGTTGTATTATGatcaagaaattaattttacatgTGCTGCATAAGGTAACTTTGTTTTCTCAACTGTTAGCTAACAATGAAATCATTTTCAGCATGAAGAAGGTGCCATTGAAGAACGGGCTCGTGACTACAACGCAAATTGGATGTCAGCCGTTGAAATTGTTGATGATGACATATACCTTGGTGCTGAAAACAACTTTAACCTCTTTACAGTTAGGAAGAATAGTGAAGGTGCCACTGATGAGGAGCGAGGCCGCCTTGAGGTGGTTGGTGAATACCACCTGGGAGAATTTGTGAATCGATTTCGGCATGGTTCCCTTGTGATGCGATTGCCAGATTCTGATGTGGGTCAGATTCCAACTGTGATATTTGGGACGGTGAATGGTGTTATTGGGGTTATTGCTTCACTTCCTCACGAGCAGTACCTTTTCTTAGAGAAGCTGCAGTCAAACTTAAGGAAGGTGATAAAGGGTGTGGGAGGGTTGAATCATGAGCAATGGAGATCATTCAACAATGAGAAGAAAACAGTGGATGCAAAAAATTTCCTGGATGGTGATTTAATAGAGTCGTTCCTTGATCTGAGCCGTAGTCGGATGGATGAAATTTCGAAGACGATGAATGTTTCAGTAGAGGAGCTGTGTAAGAGAGTTGAGGAACTCACAAGGTTGCATTGATATTTGGTAATGAAATTCGTTTAGCCCTTTGTATTTGGTAATATCATTGAGGAGATTTGTTATGGTTTGGAATTAGAGATAAGAAATGTTTTGGGGCTTCTGGCTTTGTATGGAATTCAGGTAGTGAAACGGTTTATAACACATTTCTTCATCTGTAAGGCTTTGTAGTGATTGTTGCATTGGTCGGCGATATTGACCCCAAGGGCAAGGGCAAGGACATGTTGAGTGACAACCTAAGTGTCCAGTATTTGTGAACCTACCATCCATAGGCATACAACATTAATTGGATGCCTACACGGACCTTATGCGATGTACACAACACATGTCAACAACTATGGTCGATTAGTAGGTAGGTTTTGTTTATTTAGTGTCATCagtttaaacctaaaaaaccatccaactaaaataaagattttttaatttaaaaaaaaaaatcacttgtaACATTTCTCagagtaaaatataataatatgatttataaatGTTAGTTCCTATGTAAAATCAGTTAATATAACTATTGTGaggaaaatatcaataaactgtatccatatatatttcaatttcaatcaaattttattagaacAAAGAtttaagggatattaattaaaatcgataaaaaaaattttgcgtaaacttttttaggcaaacgtgCAATGGTTTCACTTTTATaggtaaatttacttttaatttcaaaaatatcctCTTCCAGTTTATTACGTCACTCTCAGTGATTTACGTCACGTTCGATcgtctaaaattttcttaacagatttgataatttcttattcgaattattactaatttacgttctaaggattaaaaatatacctaaaaattgataaatttttgcttAGATTTCAAATATAGATAGTAACGAAAAAATAGTATAGATGAGGAGAATAATAAGTACGAATCGATGTTGTATCACGGTGTGTATGGGGCGTAAAAGGTGCGTATATGGTACGTACAAGGTGTGTAAGGTACGTGCAGGATGTGTAAAATGCGTAAAGGGTGTGGGATGCGTAAAAGGTGCGGGGTgcgtaaaactcattttaaaatttatatatatatatatatggggggTGCAAAGAGTGCGCACGCTCATCGCAccactcttttatatatatatttatatataataatataatataatatttaaaaaatataataaatatatataataataaaatatatatttattatattttttaaatattatattatattattatatataaatatatataagacaGAGGTGCGATGAGGGTGCGCACTCTCTTCGCACCCCTAtgtgttagattttaaaatgagttttacgcACCTTGCACTTTTTACGCACCCTGCACCATTTACGCACTCTATGCATCCTTCGCACCCTATACGTACTCTACGCACCCTTTACGCCCTATACGCACTATGATACAACGTCGGTTTGCATTTATCATTCTCCTCATTTATGCTATTTTTTCGTTACTATCTATATttgaaacctaaacaaaaatttatcaatttttaagtatgtttttaatctttagaacgtgaattagtgatagttcaaataagaaattatcaaatatgttaaaaaaattttaagcagCCGAACGTGACGTAAATCGCTGAGAGTGACGTAATAAGCTGGAAGagggtatttttagaattaaaagtaaatttgcccataaagataaaatcgctgcacatttatctaaaaaagtttatgcgaaaatttttttaccgattttaattaatatcccaagatTTAATTGCGAGATTttgatacaaaaacaaaaatttatccaTTTATTAATCAACCTATAATGGAGAACAAATAAATTATGTCAATTCTGCTACTAATTATTTGGGATATAAAACATCCTAACATATTAATGAGTTGTGAACTAACTTTAGactttaataaatcataaattttcaaTAGATGAACactttttttcccctttatttAAGGTCTTACATTCCTATCATTAATTTAGTCAAGTATTATTTatacaactttatttttattacacaaaaaaatattaatattccTAAAACATAATATCCCGTGCTATAATATCCTTGAAAATGATCCACTTAGGCaatcatatttctttattattaaaatgttttcaaaatattttagatgtgtatattttaatgtttttaacatttgaaaatgTGTTTCACATAATTTGTAGAACTGTTTTACTTGATTCATCTCTACCAAAAGCATTTTTACGGTCGGATTGTTTTATGGATTTGGTGATTAATTTcacaattatcaaataatttaagaatttaactTGATTGTCTCTTGAGGGAGTTTCCAACTCATAATTTATTGCTTGGACACTCTAATATTGACATTCTAACTAACTCCCAagggcctttttttttttaatacttatttccaaaaacaaaaaattgcgTTTAAATTTTACAACAATCAGACCTTtagctataattttttttatttcagtcTCAGAAAAGGTCTCTTCTATgttaagaaacaaaattaatgagTTTGCACGAAAGGTCCTTGAGTGCACAAACCAAGGCATGACATCCAATCAACATGGGAAGCAAAAGTttgatacatacatacatacatacatacatacatacatagatacacacacacacacacacacacacacatatatatatatattctgagTGAAAGATAGATATTATCTCTTgcaattaagaaaaaaacaaaaactccaTCAATACCAGAACAACCAGTAGTGCTAGTGCAGACTAAGCCATGGAGTCTGGAGAAGAAGGTGTCCATGAACCCATCTTGATTGAAGGGCATCCTGGATTGAACCATAGACTTGAGAAGGTGTTATCTGACCCCCAGTTGTCATATTTTAAGCGTCTGCAGTTGGCTTCATGGCTGGAATTAAAGCTACTCTTCCCGTTGGCTGCACCAGCCGTCCTGGTTTACTTAATCAACAACTTCATGTCCCTTTCTACCCGTGTCTTCTGTGGTCATCTTGGGAATCTTCAGCTTGCTGCTGCTTCCCTTGGCAACAGTGGAATTCAACTCTTATCCTATGGCCTCATGGTAATAACTAAAACTAGGAAAATCATACTAATCGATCTAATTGGGTGTGAGAAGTTAATACCGTATGTATTCATATTTCACTTATGTGGCTAAACTGATGCGCGCAGCTTGGCATGGGAAGTGCAGTGGAGACTCTATGTGGGCAAGCCTATGGTGCTCAGAGGTATGAAATGCTAGGGATATATCTCCAAAGAGCAACAATCATCCTTGTCCTAACTGGCCTCCCACTGATGATGATTTACATATTTTGTAAACCCATCTTGATCCTACTTGGTCAAACGGAGGAGTTGGCATCTGCAGCTGCAGTGTTTGTTTGGGGTCTGATCCCACAAATCTTTGCATATGCTGTCAACTTTCCCATACAAAAGTTCCTGCAAGCACAACGCATTGTGGCTCCAAGTTCATACATATCAGCTGCAACTCTTGTGGTGCACTTGTTGCTTAGCTGGGTGGCTATTTACAAGTTGGGATTGGGATTGATAGGCGCATCACTGGTGTTGAGCTTATCATGGTGGATAATTGTGGGAGCTCAATTTGGATACATCCTGATAAGCG encodes the following:
- the LOC123205292 gene encoding DNA damage-binding protein 1a-like, which gives rise to MSIWNYVVTAHKPTNVTHSSVGNFTSPQELNLIIAKCTRIEIHLLTPQGLQPMLDVPIYGRIATLELFRPHGEAQDFLFIATERYKFCVLQWDAESSELITRAMGDVFDRIGRPTDNGQIGIIDPDCRLIGLHLYDGLFKVIPFDSKGQLKEAFNIRLEELQVLDIKFLYGCSKPTIVVLYQDNKDARHVKTYEVALKDKDFAEGPWYQNNLDNGADLLIPVPPPLCGVLIIGEETIVYCSANTFKAIPIRPSITKAYGRVDADGSRYLLGDHAGLLHLLVITHEKEKVTGLKIELLGETSIASTISYLDNAFVYIGSSYGDSQLIKLNLQPDAKGSYVEVLERYVNLGPIVDFCVVDLERQGQGQVVTCSGAYKDGSLRIVRNGIGINEQASVELQGIKGMWSLRSSTDDPFDTFLVVSFISETRILAMNLEDELEETEIEGFCSQAQTLFCHDAVYNQLVQVTSSSVRLVSSTSRELRHEWKAPAGYSVNVATANATQVLLATGGGHLVYLEIDDGTLTEIKHAQLEYEISCLDINPIGENPNYSQIAAVGMWTDISVRIFSLPDLNLITKEHLGGEIIPRSVLLCAFEGISYLLCALGDGHLLNFLLNMNTGELTDRKKVSLGTQPITLRTFSSKSTTHVFAASDRPTVIYSSNKKLLYSNVNLKEVSHMCPFNSAAFPDSLAIAKEGELTIGTIDDIQKLHIRSIPLGEHARRICHQEQSRTFAICSLKNQSSADESEMHFIRLLDDQTFEFMSTYPLDTFEYGCSILSCSFSDDSNVYYCVGTAYVLPEENEPTKGRILVFIVEDGKLQLIAEKETKGAVYSLNAFNGKLLAAINQKIQLYKWMLRDDGSRELQSECGHHGHILALYVQTRGDFIVVGDLMKSISLLIYKHEEGAIEERARDYNANWMSAVEIVDDDIYLGAENNFNLFTVRKNSEGATDEERGRLEVVGEYHLGEFVNRFRHGSLVMRLPDSDVGQIPTVIFGTVNGVIGVIASLPHEQYLFLEKLQSNLRKVIKGVGGLNHEQWRSFNNEKKTVDAKNFLDGDLIESFLDLSRSRMDEISKTMNVSVEELCKRVEELTRLH
- the LOC123205293 gene encoding protein DETOXIFICATION 40-like, giving the protein MESGEEGVHEPILIEGHPGLNHRLEKVLSDPQLSYFKRLQLASWLELKLLFPLAAPAVLVYLINNFMSLSTRVFCGHLGNLQLAAASLGNSGIQLLSYGLMLGMGSAVETLCGQAYGAQRYEMLGIYLQRATIILVLTGLPLMMIYIFCKPILILLGQTEELASAAAVFVWGLIPQIFAYAVNFPIQKFLQAQRIVAPSSYISAATLVVHLLLSWVAIYKLGLGLIGASLVLSLSWWIIVGAQFGYILISGECKHTWTGFNVMAFSGLWEFLKLSAGSAVMLCLETWYFQILVLIAGLLDNPQLALDSLAVCMAVMGLLFMVSVGFNAAASVRVSNELGAGNPKSAAFSVVMVNLVSLIIAVIEAVVVLALRHVISYAFTSGETVADAVSRLCPYLAITLILNGVQPVLSGVAVGCGWQAFVARVNIGCYYVVGIPLGCLLGFKFQLGVQGIWSGMIGGTAMQTIILLWVTFRTDWNAEVEKAKMRLDKWEDKKEPDEF